The following DNA comes from Enterocloster bolteae.
CAGAGCATGTAGAGTGCAGCTGTCAGCCCTCCCACTACAAGGAGTTTTTTTCTCATGCCGGATTCAGCTATCCGTACAGTGCCTGCCACATTCAGCACATGCATCAGGCTGACAGCAAATCCCACACTTATAAGAGGCATGACGGATGTCTGCAGCAGGATATAAGGCATGGAATTGTATGTCCTGGTTTTTAGCACATCCAGATGCCGTCCTAACGCTGTCAGAATGAGGTATGAGGCCAGGGTCAGGATGCCCCAGAACACGGCCTTTTTCAGGTGACGCTTTCTGACGGCAGACCTGGTCTCCTCATCTGCACCGGCTGGCATCTGACCGTATATGACTACAAGAATATCGGTTCCGAAGGCACTTGCCAGGGTTTCCAGCATATCCAGATCCGGCTGGCTCCTGCCTGTTTCCCAATTGGATACGGCCTGCCGGGTGACGTGAATCTTTTGGGCCAGCTGTTCCTGGGACATCCCCTGTTCCTTTCTCAATTTTACAATATTCTTTCCTACTGTATTTTTCATAGCGGTACCTCCGGGAACCATTTTATAATAGTCTTTGTTCTGAATTCATATTATCTGCTCTTGGTTCCGGTGTCACGCAATAATCTGTTGCACCCTTATAATATAAGGCTTTTTCCATGCCCGGTTGAATACTATTTTAAATGCTCCTCGTATGACAGCATCCGTTCCTCGTAGCCGTCCAGTTTCCAGTCCAGCCTTGCCAGGACT
Coding sequences within:
- a CDS encoding helix-turn-helix transcriptional regulator → MKNTVGKNIVKLRKEQGMSQEQLAQKIHVTRQAVSNWETGRSQPDLDMLETLASAFGTDILVVIYGQMPAGADEETRSAVRKRHLKKAVFWGILTLASYLILTALGRHLDVLKTRTYNSMPYILLQTSVMPLISVGFAVSLMHVLNVAGTVRIAESGMRKKLLVVGGLTAALYMLCMLWLFVPLPLFPGAPLWIWRMSFSVIPHILFFSIGLLLYLGLDHDNE